The DNA window atcatttttaccTTTATCAATGCTGAAGTCGCCTAGAAACCTAAGAAGCTTGCTTCTATTTGTAACCAGTACACTGATGATCTCAGgaggtttattttgatttgctacAAATAACTACCAATTAAGGGAAAATAGAAGTTGATTAAAATTAGACAGattaataaaagaagaaaaatgtccAAATATCTTACTACACTACCTACCTTGAACACATGAAAGGTTTCCAGCTGCATTGTCTTATTTGGATCCTGAAATGGATGAACCAAAATTTATAGTGGAATACAAGTACAAAAGATTTTTATAAGAACACATGGAAATGCTGTGAGCAAATATAGtaaatcagagagagagagagagagagagaccctGAAAAGATTCATCAAGATCCTCATGTTGTCCAATGAACTCACATACCGAACCATCACAGCAGAGTTTGAGCGGTCAAGTAGCATGTTTCCCAATAGCTGAAGCAGATTATATGCTGTCAGAAAATATATTGTATTCTATTTCTCCTTAACAAATATCTCTGATTTTTTGAGAGAAGAAATAAAGCAAAACCCttcagagaaaagaaaaattgataaagGAGTTCCCTACTTTCactttattttacctttttgtGCTAGCAGTTGCACTTATTAATTCCCAGTAATGAGATTTAGGCATTTAcaacttttaacatttttacAGAAAATGTATATAAATACACTTGGAAAAAGGATGattttatcaaatgaaaaactACAATAAATAATGCAAGGAGTAGATTGTTCCTGTGAAATTTATATTACCTTGACAGCATGCCGTCTGGTTATGTAACTGGGAGACTCAAGcaattgtgaattgtattctTGGAAAAACTGGAACAAGGGAAAATTTTGGAGGCACATTAGATATTGGTAGTAATtcaaaaatggaaagaaaaatgtaaGAAAGTAACTAAGTATCAAAGCTATTCCCCTAGTGTTTAGTGTTGATATATTTAATCACACCATCAACATGGAGATGTACCGATATCACAGAATAAGTATCACCACCAAGTGACATGCCAACAACAATGGTCTTGTTCTACAGATTGATTGATACCACTTCAAACAGGTATTTTGCAAGTATAAATTATAACAATGCCCATAGTTGTTGTTAATGCTCGCGGTTGTGAGTAATCAGCAGCCTCTTTTTCACAGTTTCATCCTTTTTCAGATGAGTGAACTTAAGAAGCTCATCTACATAACTCAATCAGTTGAACTTTTAATTGTAGAATGGTGATCTTTGATCCACAAATAAATAGTAAACAATTTTACAGATGCTATTAATGAAGTTCCATTGATCCTAGCAACAATAGTATACCGATAATGTTCAGCACAATGAAATCTTTGTAACAAAAACATTACGAACACAGACAGTGGCAACAGGGATACTCTGAGTCTCAACTTTCTGATCATTTATTTTCATGTGAGTTTtcgttaaaaaaattgttttacaaaTCATTACTCTATTTACTATAGGGATGAATGATAGAACTACAACAACTGCCTAGTCCAATGCATCAAGCACAGTCTGTTCTTGGCAGTCAGCAGCCTCCTTTCTACGATGCCATCCTTTTCATATGGAAATCTTAAAAAGCTCTTGCTGACTAACTCTATCAGTTAAAATTTTAGCTGGGTCCATTATTGTTGAAGGGATATCTTTCTAAtccagaggaaaaaaaaaataaaaattaacaagctTACATCAGTTGTTAATGAAGTTCCTCTAATCCTAGGaacaatattgtttaaaaaGATCATTATTATGGACATGCAAGGGATGAATGACGATAATGATGATATATCTCTTGCATCTACCTCCAGTTCAATGCCTTAAATAATGCTGTTGATTCTAAAGATAAAACTAGCTTACAGTCAGCTGTATTGCATCATCCACTATTCATGTTCTTAGAGTAAACATTACGAGTTGCTGTAATATATGGAAGTAGGTAAAACCATGCAGGACTAGAAAGCAGATACTGATGACACCACTTACCCAGTCATAATTTACAGAAAGAAATTCGGCAACAGTTGATTTATGCCTTGTCAGGAGCTCCTGTATAAATGTGGCAGTGGGTCagtaaaaatactcttaaaattaGAAACATAAAGCGAAGGATGACATGGATACAAGAAGGATAACTTTAGAATACATGTATATCGTAATAGTACCAAAAGTACAAGCTCCATGCACAGCATTAGGAAAATATAACGATATATCAATGATAGCACTGGCATACTAAATCTTAATTAGAGTGTGCATTGTAGATAAAGAAGTTATTGTGTACGTCTAGAGATCCAAACACAAACTATTCTGGTTAAACCTGACAAGGCCATAGGATGGTGGATAGATAAATGGTAGGACATTTGAGCTAGAAGCATGAACCCAACCCCACAGGAAGAAGCTAGTGAAGACAGTACTAAAACAATGAAGAAACATTGATTATTATGGAgatctaaggtttttttttttgcctactCAGGTCTCAATCAACAATTGTAGAAATCATGTTCCTGAAACAAACTTATCCTGAAGTTGCCAATCCTGCAAATTTATCTTCTACGTGAATACTATTTTGGTAAGAGCTGTAGCAGCAAAGGCTTCCAAGAAGGATTAGCAAATATGCATTACTGGATCAAATGTCACAGCAAATAGGTAATTTCTTAAGCCTATGAAGAATTCAAGCAGGAGTTGTGTGCCTGCAGGATACGCACATCAATTTTAGAtgcaagaacataaataataaaatgagatATTAAACATACTTAACTTTAAAAGTTGCCAGAGCATCTGACGCTATGTCAAAATTTGGAATCTGTACATAAGTTAAAACTTTCTTCAGGTGCTCTGTTTCCAATACATACCTGAGAAATCAATAAAGGTTATTAAGATCTATCACGTTATTTGTGCTAATGCAGGAAGCCATTTTAGACTATTCTGAAGCCAGCTTGGTTTGGCTATATACACAATATAAACGCAAAAACGAAAATCCAACCTTGGCATTCACCTATgatatcttaaatttatttaactttctCTATTTGAGGGAAGACGCACAAAATGCATAGCATAATCTTTTGGTACAAGTTTTCCAACTGGTAAAACATATATGCTGTAAGAAAAGCTAGTGATTAATTACCTCCTAGGTTCTGCAACTCCTACTGTTCGATGTTGGAGACATTGCATATCTTCATGAGCTTTCTTAaccaagttttttatatgcatgaTTGTAAGACAAAACCACATACTAATTACTAGTTTGAATTTTAATCCAAACGATAATATGCGTTTAGGAGGGCCAAGTATGCCTAGGAACTCAGAAACTCGCAgtcatactttttaaaataatcaacaaCAAGACTAGCACTCAAGTTCTCTACAGCAAAGAATTAATCCTGCGTTCATTTCAACTATAAACCTTCCACCGTTGTCCCCGAATACACTGATCAGGAACAAAATCTGAACCTTAGGCAGTAAACACACGGTTAATGATCATTGATTAACAATTGCTGATATGCTTTTACGGAGTCAAAGAAGCAATTCCCAGATCATATAAAGCTTAGTAATGATTACCTTGCCACAATCTGATGGCGTATGCACTCCCTCAAAATTGCACCATATGTTATAGCAATCTCACCGTCTTCATAACTAACCATATTACCaggaaattagaaagaaaaataaatctgaaatcTGACTTCTTGACagcaaaaactcattttatttaCTAACCCAGGCAGCAGAATATCCATAAGgtctaaattattttccagaTACTCGGAAGCAATCAAGCGCCCGCTAACTCGTTGCCTCTGCAAATTTGCTATAACATGAGTAGCATTTTGACGTGCCTGGGATCAATAAAGGGTGGGCAAGATGTCatgaaaatcaaaaaataaaaataaaattgaatcataaaaaaagaaagcataaaTTTGGTTGATGGGGTAGGTTACCCCCAAGTCGAGTTTTGGGAGAGAAAGAATGAGAAGGCGGAAAGTGTCATGCTTAAAGAAGTCCTGAGCCAAATGTGCACAAGCATCAGGATTCGGCTCTGCTTGTCCATTCCCAAATAAAACTACCCTTATCTCCAGAATTACTTTACTCAGCTCAGACATCTGCAATTAATTAATATCCCATGCATTATATATACTTGCAATAAATCAATATAGAAAACATCTGGTGCTTATATAAACGTACGCACCTTTTCCTCGCGTTTGCGTTCGCGAGTCTCGGTATTCTGGTCGAGAAACTTGAGAAGGTCCCGTGCTTGGAGCACAAGCTCCGCAGGCGTCCGGGGTTTTGGCTTGAAAAGTCCCTTCATGGCTCGGTACACATTCAGCTACAATATTGCagaaatcaagtttttattattatggatGTAGATCTTTCGTCAGTTAATTATAGAATTTCCTGTAtttgatgatgacgatgatgatcaGGGTTCTAAGAGGAGAAGAAATTGGGATGAGGATagatagtgtgtgtgtgtatatatataggttttctTTGGTtgctaaactctttttttgcATCACATGACAGAAGGGCTGCTTTGTTATTTTAAGAATGTCAGAGGACAATTCTCTCCTTGCAGCAATATATTTACTTGagcaagttttatttttgtgtttttttttttaaattaatttgttttagtatttttaaattattttaatatactgatattaaaaatatttttttaaaaataaaaatatttattttaatgtatttttaagtaaaaaatactttaaaaaacaaccaccgtcataatttaaagataaataacaataaaataataataaaaaaaaattaacaatagaaAATAAAGTTGCAAATACACAGAACATATCTTATTgtatttattcttatattgttataatataatagttACTTAGCTACAATATAAAATAGTTGATTTAACATAAATTCCTATTAACAAGGATATTAAATAGATCACGtcaacactccccctcaaggcTCCACTAGCAACAATCTTGGTTAGAATATTagccaaatattttataattttcacatACTCATATATATGAAATTGCGATCAATTTCTACAAGGTTAGTTAAATCATGTTGtaataacacacacacatgtaataatttaaatttttagattgaaattattcttgatatgatattaaaatcttgataaccaaacagtcacgagtttgaatcccagtattcttatttatttgataaaaattaagtataaggtAATATGAgtctgtgtaagtttcaagttcaaagacttttatttgatagaatgtgttagagaataatataaattatatcttgaaacattacctaacaacttaaattttcaaattaaattagttttttaacacGACAACAATCAACTAGTTTTAAAGATCTCATCCCATAAAAGGAAACATCAATAATGGCATATTGGACAACAATAGTCTAGGGATAAATtgctaaaccaaaaaaaaaaaaaaaaaaaatacagcaaaATGCAGCGGCAACAATTACAAATCAGGATCATTTTGCTAGACTATAACAATCTTGCaatatggtaaaaaataatgtagCAAACACAACAACCAGCGAAAACCACACCAGATACTCTGTTGCACTAACAAAACAAGCAACACTTGTACAACGTTGAATCATCAACAACCTGCAATATCGAAATATAAGTGACAGGTCACTTTGTTGAAGGTGCTCCTACCCAGAGGAAGTTCTCTCGACTGGATGATCCTCTTGGCCTCCAGCAAGAAAAATGATCAAAGATCTTTGTATTCAAGTGGCAACTATTTTTCTAAAGGATAAACAAGCAAAACCTAGGGCTCAAGAATGGATATTCTATATGTGATTGATCTTGACAACCAAGTGCGCCTTGCAACATCTCAAAACCTTCGGACTTTCTGGGACCATATTGCCTCTAAAACGCCTGAAGATCACAATTAGAATGAAGACCAATTACCACCATGCTCTCAATTAGCCTTGATGGCTCATTTAAAAGGCCTAATCATCGCCCATCTTGAGAAACACTTAATATTATATTCCTTTTCGGGGGCCAATCCAACGAACACACCTTGCCAATGTGTCCTTGAAGAGTCTTGCAACAAACCATACCGGTGGCCATGGCTGGGACAAACAAGATAGGAGCATCAGCTGCcgttttctatatatataatgttaaaaaCAAGTGTCTTTTAGAATATATTAGTAGATTTGgcttaaagtgtttttttttaaaatatattaaaataatattattttatttttttaaaattatttttgacatcagtatatcaaaatgatctgaaagtatataaaaaataattttaaacaaaaataaattttaaatttttgagaaACACGATTTCAACCGTGTTCCCAAACATACCCTGAAAACATAATAACAAACTTGCTATAAtgttaaattttgaaataaaaaagaattaagaatataaaatacaattgcACAATACGCAGCTTAATATAGGGACTTACATCTTATATTGTTACAATATAGTAGTTACTtagttacattaaaaaattctaaattagaAATAGTTAGTTTAACATCAATTTCTATTTTACAAGGAAACTAAATTAGAAAGCTCAACTTAAGCTAACATGTACTATTCCTATTAGCCTATTTTAATGGTAAAAGTTTTCTAATAATTATCATTACacagtaataattaattaatttaattattttatagctatACATGGTAATTAATTAAGTGATCACCAAATATTAACTATCCTACTTATTTATAGTAAAATCTTTCATGCATCTTTGCATTTTAACTAATTCATCCCTAATTACATCCTCGTAAATGAGAACAAATTGTTACGTACGAGTATTATATGCATAATAAGTTTTCAGCCTAATTGATGTTGTAAAATTTGTTTGAGAACAtgattaattgatatatttaaggTCAAATTCAAAGTCATATTCActtattttttgggttaaaacttTATAGAAATTTAATCTCTAACATATGCTCTTTAACATTAAacattaatatgatttaaataaattatcagtgaatgagaaattaatttcaaagaacctttagttgatatattttgatgaaaCCCAAAACTCTCTAAAAGAActttatcccatattgaaaagaaacaaaactatTTTAGTGTTTATAAAGTAGTTGAGAAGTTAAAATTGGATCCAAAAGGGCATCCAAACTTTTAGAAGGGAGAGATCTTAAGCAAAGTGAGCTTCAGACTTAAATTCATACACATGCACACCGACTCGACTCATGCTCTGGCTTATAGCTAGGCTTGGGCATGAGTTTgagtttattgtaaaaaaatattctgggTCATAAGAGATTATTTTTTGCCAATTGATATTCGAACTTGGGCCttgtccataaaaaaaaatatttctttcaacCTATTGATTTGTCTAGtccattgaagaaaaaatatgatcAGTTTTTTCTAGAACTCTTTCAAGAGTAcatgaataaatttattaactCAAAAGTCAAATGATTTA is part of the Populus trichocarpa isolate Nisqually-1 chromosome 2, P.trichocarpa_v4.1, whole genome shotgun sequence genome and encodes:
- the LOC7489864 gene encoding putative MO25-like protein At5g47540, which produces MKGLFKPKPRTPAELVLQARDLLKFLDQNTETRERKREEKMSELSKVILEIRVVLFGNGQAEPNPDACAHLAQDFFKHDTFRLLILSLPKLDLGARQNATHVIANLQRQRVSGRLIASEYLENNLDLMDILLPGYEDGEIAITYGAILRECIRHQIVARYVLETEHLKKVLTYVQIPNFDIASDALATFKELLTRHKSTVAEFLSVNYDWFFQEYNSQLLESPSYITRRHAVKLLGNMLLDRSNSAVMVRYVSSLDNMRILMNLFRDPNKTMQLETFHVFKLFVANQNKPPEIISVLVTNRSKLLRFLGDFSIDKGDEQFEADKAQVIKEIATLEINDRSCTDAHDCEVES